One stretch of Nicotiana tabacum cultivar K326 chromosome 18, ASM71507v2, whole genome shotgun sequence DNA includes these proteins:
- the LOC107788733 gene encoding beta-1,3-galactosyltransferase pvg3-like encodes MITSFQIEMLPFNLHKPILSKLRSLAFFPSQKFALHVTMKTYKPNGRRFIISSFFFIIFLCILASINEIRFDSFLMLGRCALSPTPNSNSSSATDFLSVNSSSLSTNNEIRILIGILTLPDQYQKRHFLRLIYGTQPPIMDAKVDIKFVFCNLTKEDQKVLVALEIMRYDDIIILNCQENMNKGKTYTYFSSLPDLFSVSDDQPYYPPYHYVMKADDDTYIRLESFVESLSPLPREDLYYGYVIPCPSMDPFVHYMSGMGYLVSWDIAEWIRESDIPKSHLEGPEDKVFGEWLRDGHRARHRYNAKWSMYNFPEPPTRCTHELWPDTIAVHLLKNQEKWIQTLNYFNVTKDLKPSKLYHIP; translated from the coding sequence ATGATAACTAGTTTTCAAATTGAAATGCTGCCCTTTAATCTCCATAAACCCATTCTCTCAAAGCTTCGCTCTTTAGCCTTTTTTCCTTCACAAAAATTTGCTTTACATGTTACGATGAAGACATACAAACCAAATGGCCGACGTTTCATCATTTCctcatttttctttattatattccTTTGCATTCTAGCTTCAATCAATGAAATCCGATTTGACAGCTTTTTGATGTTAGGTAGATGTGCTCTCTCTCCAACACCAAATAGTAATTCTTCTTCTGCTACAGACTTTCTTAGTGTAAATTCCTCCTCCTTGTCCACCAATAACGAAATCCGAATTCTCATCGGAATTTTGACACTTCCCGATCAGTACCAAAAGCGACACTTCCTGCGTCTAATCTATGGAACACAACCTCCAATAATGGATGCAAAAGTTGACATCAAGTTTGTGTTCTGTAATCTAACAAAAGAAGATCAAAAGGTATTAGTGGCACTTGAAATAATGCGTTACGACGATATCATCATCCTCAACTGCCAAGAAAATATGAACAAAGGTAAGACGTATACCTATTTTTCCAGCTTGCCAGATCTTTTTTCAGTCTCAGATGACCAGCCATATTATCCACCTTATCATTACGTGATGAAAGCCGACGATGACACATATATAAGGCTTGAGAGTTTTGTAGAATCCCTAAGCCCATTGCCTAGGGAAGATTTGTACTATGGTTATGTTATTCCATGTCCAAGCATGGACCCTTTTGTTCATTACATGTCAGGAATGGGTTATTTAGTGAGTTGGGATATAGCAGAATGGATAAGAGAGTCGGATATTCCTAAAAGTCATTTAGAAGGGCCAGAAGACAAGGTTTTTGGAGAGTGGCTCCGAGATGGTCACCGGGCAAGACATCGGTACAATGCTAAATGGTCTATGTACAATTTCCCCGAGCCGCCGACGAGATGCACGCACGAGCTGTGGCCGGACACGATTGCAGTTCATCTACTGAAGAATCAAGAAAAGTGGATTCAGACCCTCAACTATTTCAATGTCACGAAGGATCTTAAACCATCTAAGTTGTATCATATACCTTAG